Proteins from a genomic interval of Caulobacter rhizosphaerae:
- a CDS encoding ArsR/SmtB family transcription factor, producing MTNQQPSLDLMFQALADPSRRSIVERLCAGPASVSELAQPLAMSLPSVMQHLQLLEGSGLIRSEKVGRVRTCRLEPEALSAAETWINERRVLMERKLDRLGEYLRATAGDEDN from the coding sequence ATGACTAACCAACAACCCTCGCTCGACCTGATGTTCCAGGCGCTGGCCGATCCCAGCCGGCGCAGCATCGTCGAGCGGCTCTGCGCCGGCCCGGCCTCGGTCAGCGAACTGGCCCAGCCCCTGGCGATGTCCCTGCCCTCGGTGATGCAGCACCTGCAGCTGCTGGAGGGCAGCGGCCTGATCCGCTCGGAGAAAGTGGGACGGGTGCGGACCTGCCGCCTGGAACCGGAGGCCCTCAGCGCCGCCGAGACCTGGATCAACGAACGCCGCGTGCTCATGGAACGCAAGCTCGACCGCCTGGGGGAGTACCTGCGCGCCACGGCCGGCGACGAAGACAACTGA
- a CDS encoding SRPBCC family protein, which produces MTERSVVHATFVINRVYDASPARVFKAFSNSEARDRWFVKSEGWPVAEYTYDFRVGGQEHGRFSPDGKMIVLNETTYWDIVPDQRIISAYAMDIDGNRISVSVATIELKPEGKGTRLTYTEQGAFLDGYDIPAQREAGCRDLYEKLAVELERQGEDA; this is translated from the coding sequence ATGACCGAACGCTCCGTTGTCCACGCCACCTTCGTCATCAACCGGGTCTACGACGCCTCGCCGGCCCGGGTGTTCAAGGCGTTCTCCAATTCCGAGGCGCGCGACCGCTGGTTCGTGAAGTCGGAGGGCTGGCCGGTGGCCGAATACACCTACGATTTCCGGGTCGGCGGGCAGGAGCACGGCCGCTTCAGCCCCGACGGCAAGATGATCGTCCTGAACGAGACCACCTACTGGGACATCGTCCCGGACCAGCGGATCATCAGCGCCTACGCCATGGACATCGACGGCAACCGCATCTCGGTGTCGGTCGCCACGATCGAGCTGAAGCCGGAGGGCAAGGGCACGCGCCTGACCTACACCGAACAGGGCGCGTTCCTGGACGGCTACGACATCCCCGCCCAGCGCGAGGCCGGGTGCCGCGACCTCTACGAAAAGCTGGCGGTCGAGCTGGAGCGCCAGGGCGAAGACGCCTGA
- a CDS encoding glutathione S-transferase family protein: MSLTLHMHPLASYCWKVLIALYENDTPFEARLVDLSDPAVVAAFKTLWPTAKMPLLVDKARDRTVPETSIIIEYLQTAYPGPVRFIPDHAEAALRVRLLDRLFDNYVQESMQKIVGDRIRPADAKDPHGVAHARAQLAMAYDLLEGQLAGRTWAAGEAFGLADCAAAPALFYANKVAPLGGSHPTVSAYLDRLLARPSFARVLQEAEPYFAMFPTGD; the protein is encoded by the coding sequence ATGTCCCTGACCCTGCACATGCACCCGCTGGCCTCGTACTGCTGGAAGGTGCTGATCGCCCTCTACGAGAACGACACCCCGTTCGAGGCCCGTCTGGTCGACCTGAGCGACCCCGCGGTCGTGGCCGCGTTCAAGACGCTGTGGCCGACGGCCAAGATGCCGCTGCTGGTCGACAAGGCGCGCGACCGTACGGTCCCGGAAACCTCGATCATCATCGAATACCTGCAGACGGCCTATCCCGGTCCGGTGCGGTTCATCCCCGACCACGCCGAGGCCGCGCTGCGGGTGCGGTTGCTGGACCGCCTGTTCGACAACTATGTCCAGGAGTCGATGCAGAAGATCGTCGGCGATCGGATAAGGCCGGCCGACGCCAAGGACCCGCATGGCGTGGCCCACGCCCGCGCGCAGCTGGCCATGGCCTACGACCTGCTGGAAGGCCAGTTGGCGGGACGGACCTGGGCGGCGGGCGAGGCCTTCGGCCTGGCCGACTGCGCCGCGGCCCCGGCCCTGTTCTACGCCAACAAGGTGGCGCCGCTGGGCGGGAGCCACCCCACGGTCTCGGCCTATCTCGACCGCCTGCTGGCCCGTCCGTCGTTCGCGCGGGTGCTGCAGGAGGCCGAACCCTATTTCGCGATGTTCCCGACCGGGGACTGA
- a CDS encoding glutathione S-transferase family protein, producing the protein MEIVVGTKKWSSWSLRPWLALKRTGQPFKETVIELRQAGASEAEIAKHSPSHLVPALKDGDLVVWDSLAICEYLAETFPAAKLWPQDAALRALGRSAAAEMHSGFSSLRGECPMALEVAPAAVAISEATQKDVRKIVERWNQLLKRSGGPFLLGDWSIADAFYTPVATRFRTYGIHLSDYGDTGAAGAYCERLLQTPEFLAWEADSLA; encoded by the coding sequence ATGGAAATCGTCGTCGGCACCAAGAAGTGGTCCAGCTGGTCGCTGCGCCCCTGGCTGGCGCTGAAGCGCACGGGCCAACCGTTCAAGGAAACGGTGATCGAGCTGCGCCAGGCCGGAGCCTCCGAGGCCGAGATCGCCAAGCACTCGCCCAGCCATCTGGTGCCGGCGCTCAAGGACGGCGACCTGGTGGTCTGGGATTCGCTGGCGATCTGCGAATATCTGGCCGAGACGTTCCCGGCCGCCAAGCTGTGGCCGCAGGACGCCGCGTTGCGCGCCCTGGGCCGGTCGGCGGCGGCGGAGATGCATTCAGGCTTCAGCTCGCTGCGCGGCGAATGCCCGATGGCGCTGGAAGTCGCCCCCGCCGCCGTGGCGATCTCCGAGGCCACCCAGAAGGACGTGCGCAAGATCGTCGAGCGCTGGAACCAGCTGCTCAAGCGCTCGGGCGGCCCGTTCCTGCTGGGCGACTGGTCGATCGCCGACGCCTTCTACACCCCGGTGGCGACCCGCTTCCGCACCTATGGGATCCACCTGTCGGACTATGGCGACACCGGCGCGGCCGGCGCCTATTGCGAGCGCCTGCTGCAGACACCCGAGTTCCTGGCCTGGGAGGCCGACAGCCTGGCCTGA
- a CDS encoding spinster family MFS transporter has translation MAQAKTPSGAKPPFSQAGGPPLYSNGYKAAVLGLLLATYTFNFIDRTIIATIGQAIKVDLKLTDTQLGLLGGLYFALLYTLLGIPIARMAERWNRVTIISVSLVIWSGFTALCGSASSFAQLALYRFGVGVGEAGCSPPSHSLISDYYEPKKRASALSIYSFGIPLGTMFGAVAGGWLAQEFSWRVAFVIVGLPGILLAVLVKLVVKEPPRGHSEVKERPLEAEDVVIEPAKPPFSLVNEFKELGAVMAVLFGKWPVLHMMLGVTIASFGSYGSGAFVPPYFVRGFGLGLAQVGLIVGLIGGFSAGVGTLVGGFLTDWSGKRSAKWYALVPALGLLICTPIYITAYLQTDWKMLALILLVPGIFHYTYLAPTFGVVQNSVEPRRRATATALLFFFLNLIALGGGPWFTGWLIDHLAQFNFNHPGSTGIFHALGGAFTEPGAASFTAQCPGGLAPKGSPADLAALCKGAMARSTQQGIIVLLCFYAWAALHYALAAIGMVKHMRERAAAQA, from the coding sequence ATGGCGCAGGCGAAGACGCCGAGCGGCGCGAAGCCGCCATTTTCGCAAGCCGGCGGACCGCCGCTGTATTCGAACGGCTACAAGGCCGCGGTGCTGGGGCTGCTGCTGGCCACCTACACCTTCAACTTCATCGACCGCACGATCATCGCCACCATCGGTCAGGCCATCAAGGTCGACCTCAAGCTGACCGACACCCAGCTGGGCCTGCTGGGCGGCCTGTACTTCGCCCTGCTCTACACCCTGCTGGGCATCCCGATCGCCCGGATGGCCGAGCGCTGGAACCGGGTGACGATCATCTCGGTGTCGCTGGTGATCTGGTCGGGCTTCACGGCCCTGTGCGGCAGCGCCTCCAGCTTCGCCCAACTGGCCCTCTACCGCTTCGGCGTCGGGGTCGGCGAGGCCGGCTGCTCGCCGCCCAGCCATTCGCTGATCAGCGACTATTACGAGCCCAAGAAGCGCGCCTCGGCCCTGTCGATCTATTCGTTCGGCATTCCCCTCGGCACGATGTTCGGGGCGGTGGCCGGCGGCTGGCTGGCCCAGGAGTTCAGCTGGCGCGTGGCCTTCGTGATCGTCGGCCTGCCCGGCATCCTGCTGGCCGTGCTGGTCAAGCTGGTCGTCAAGGAACCGCCGCGCGGCCATTCGGAGGTCAAGGAACGGCCCCTGGAAGCCGAGGACGTCGTCATCGAGCCGGCCAAGCCGCCGTTCTCGCTGGTCAACGAGTTCAAGGAACTGGGCGCGGTCATGGCCGTGCTGTTCGGCAAGTGGCCGGTGCTGCACATGATGCTGGGCGTGACCATCGCCTCGTTCGGCTCGTACGGCTCGGGGGCGTTCGTGCCGCCCTATTTCGTCCGCGGCTTCGGCCTGGGCCTGGCCCAGGTCGGCCTGATCGTCGGCCTGATCGGCGGCTTCTCGGCCGGGGTCGGAACCCTGGTCGGCGGCTTCCTGACCGACTGGTCGGGCAAGCGCAGCGCCAAGTGGTACGCCCTGGTGCCGGCCCTCGGTCTTTTGATCTGCACGCCGATCTACATCACCGCCTATCTGCAGACCGACTGGAAGATGCTGGCCCTGATCCTGCTGGTTCCGGGGATCTTCCACTATACCTACCTGGCCCCGACCTTCGGCGTCGTCCAGAACTCGGTCGAGCCGCGCCGCCGCGCCACCGCCACGGCCCTGCTGTTCTTCTTCCTCAACTTGATCGCCCTGGGCGGCGGGCCGTGGTTCACGGGCTGGCTGATCGACCATCTGGCCCAGTTCAACTTCAACCATCCGGGGTCGACCGGCATCTTCCACGCCCTAGGCGGCGCGTTCACCGAGCCCGGCGCGGCCAGCTTCACCGCCCAGTGCCCCGGCGGCCTGGCCCCCAAGGGCTCGCCCGCCGACCTGGCCGCGCTCTGCAAGGGCGCCATGGCCCGCTCGACGCAGCAGGGCATCATTGTCCTCCTGTGCTTCTACGCCTGGGCCGCCCTGCACTACGCCCTGGCCGCCATCGGCATGGTCAAGCACATGCGGGAGCGGGCGGCGGCCCAGGCTTAA
- the purB gene encoding adenylosuccinate lyase — protein MISRYSRPEAAAIWSSQTKYKIWFEIEAHAADAMAELGVIPKLAAQTIWEKGRDAVWDSDRIDEIERVTKHDVIAFLTHVSEIVGPEARFLHQGMTSSDVLDTCFAVQLSKATDLLLEDVDLILAALKRRALEHKMTVCVGRSHGIHAEPITFGLKLAGYYAEFQRAKERLAMAKFEIATCAISGAVGTFANVDPRVEQHVADKMGLAVEPVSTQVIPRDRHAAYFAALGVVASSVERLATEIRHLQRTEVLEAEEPFDPGQKGSSAMPHKRNPILTENLTGLARLVRSAVTPAMENVALWHERDISHSSVERGIGPDATIHLDFALRRLAGVIERFNIYPDNMAKNLDKLGGLVFSQRVMLALTQKGVSREDAYAAVQGNSMKVWRGEGRFIDFLKADPVVSKALSDAELEELFDYGYHTKNVDVIFKRVFGEQG, from the coding sequence ATGATCAGCCGCTATTCCCGCCCCGAAGCCGCCGCCATCTGGTCCAGCCAGACCAAGTACAAGATCTGGTTCGAGATCGAGGCCCACGCCGCCGACGCCATGGCCGAGCTGGGGGTGATCCCCAAGCTGGCCGCGCAGACGATCTGGGAAAAGGGCCGCGACGCGGTCTGGGACAGCGACCGCATCGACGAGATCGAGCGCGTCACCAAGCACGACGTCATCGCCTTCCTGACCCACGTGTCGGAAATCGTCGGCCCCGAGGCCCGCTTCCTGCACCAGGGCATGACCAGCAGCGACGTGTTGGACACCTGCTTCGCCGTGCAGCTCAGCAAGGCCACCGACCTGCTGCTGGAGGACGTCGACCTGATCCTGGCGGCCCTGAAGCGCCGGGCCCTGGAACACAAGATGACGGTGTGCGTGGGCCGCAGCCACGGCATCCACGCCGAGCCGATCACCTTCGGCCTGAAGCTGGCCGGCTACTACGCCGAGTTCCAGCGCGCCAAGGAGCGCCTGGCGATGGCGAAGTTCGAGATCGCCACCTGCGCGATCTCGGGCGCGGTCGGCACCTTCGCCAATGTCGACCCGCGGGTCGAGCAGCACGTGGCCGACAAGATGGGCCTGGCGGTCGAGCCGGTCTCGACCCAGGTGATCCCCCGCGACCGCCACGCGGCCTATTTCGCCGCCCTGGGCGTGGTCGCCTCGTCGGTCGAGCGCCTGGCGACCGAGATCCGTCACCTGCAGCGCACCGAGGTGCTGGAGGCCGAGGAGCCGTTCGATCCGGGCCAGAAGGGCTCGTCGGCCATGCCGCACAAGCGCAACCCGATCCTGACCGAGAACCTGACCGGCCTGGCCCGACTGGTCCGCTCGGCCGTGACCCCGGCGATGGAGAACGTCGCCCTCTGGCACGAGCGTGACATCAGCCACTCATCGGTCGAGCGCGGCATCGGCCCGGACGCCACCATCCACCTCGACTTCGCCCTGCGCCGCCTGGCCGGGGTGATCGAGCGCTTCAACATCTATCCCGACAACATGGCCAAGAACCTGGACAAGCTGGGCGGCCTGGTGTTCTCGCAGCGGGTGATGCTGGCCCTGACCCAGAAGGGCGTGTCGCGCGAGGACGCCTATGCCGCCGTGCAGGGCAACTCGATGAAGGTGTGGCGCGGCGAAGGCCGGTTCATCGACTTCCTGAAGGCCGACCCGGTCGTGTCGAAGGCCCTGTCGGACGCCGAGCTCGAGGAGCTGTTCGACTACGGCTACCACACCAAGAACGTCGACGTGATCTTCAAGCGGGTGTTCGGCGAGCAGGGCTGA
- a CDS encoding DNA-deoxyinosine glycosylase, which produces MTRKSGFPPVVDASTRVLILGSLPGEASLAARQYYGNPRNAFWRLMEGVLDTPLIALAYEARLAALLSRGVGLWDVIAEAERPGSLDAAIRDPAANDLVALVASLPNLRLVAFNGGTAARLGGRLIGDRAATLALPSSSPAHAARSFEQKAALWNELRAYLPTRAG; this is translated from the coding sequence ATGACCCGAAAATCCGGCTTTCCTCCCGTCGTCGACGCGAGCACCCGCGTGCTGATCCTGGGCAGCCTGCCCGGCGAGGCCTCGCTGGCCGCGCGGCAGTATTACGGCAATCCCAGGAACGCCTTCTGGCGGCTGATGGAGGGCGTGCTCGACACCCCGCTGATCGCCCTGGCCTATGAGGCGCGCCTGGCCGCCCTGCTGTCGCGCGGCGTCGGCCTATGGGACGTGATCGCCGAGGCCGAGCGGCCCGGCAGCCTCGACGCCGCCATCCGCGACCCGGCCGCCAACGACCTGGTCGCGCTGGTCGCCAGCCTGCCGAATCTGCGATTGGTCGCCTTCAATGGTGGGACCGCGGCCAGGCTGGGCGGGCGGCTGATCGGCGACCGCGCCGCCACCCTGGCCCTGCCCTCCTCCAGCCCCGCCCACGCGGCGCGGTCGTTCGAGCAGAAGGCGGCGCTCTGGAACGAACTGCGGGCTTACCTGCCTACCAGAGCCGGCTGA
- a CDS encoding M13 family metallopeptidase → MRLFLLAAVSAFALSTTLPAAALAADPPTKAMYGDWGVDLTAGDKSVSPGADFDKYANGAWAARTKIPDDQASAGVGYDVYNRSQDQLRTLIETAEPSTQIGALYKSFIDEAKVEAVDDKPLKADLARIAAIKTKADFAVAMGQAQGGFGGGVFSLDIYPDAKNPEVNTLYVGQAGLGLPDRDYYLTDGFKPQLAAYKAFVERALKMAGYPDPAKSAADVVAFETKIAQASWPVADRRDIDKTYNPTTAAELATFAPFPWTPYLAAAGMPGLSKMVLGEKTAVRDIAKIYDETPLETLKAWQTFNIVAETSPYLSKRFVDSRFEYTKVLSGQSALRPRWKRGVQLVDGSLGEMVGQTYVAKYFPPSSKAQMVELIANLKTAMAARIEKAPWMSPATKAEALTKLSKMQVMVGYPDKWRDYSGLKLDAGDLYGNVAASRRFEWAYTLSDLGKPVDHGKWGMTPQTVNAYNGGLENKIVFPAGILQAPYFDPAADPAVNYGAIGAVIGHEISHGFDDQGRKIDATGKLRDWWTAEDAKRFDAQADVLGKQYDAYQPVPGAHINGKLTMGENIADLAGLQVALDAYHASLGGKPAPVLGGLTGDQRLFLAFAQSWQEKARDDSLKQQMASDPHAPSSFRVVGPTRNVDAWYDAFGVKPGDAYYLAPEARSRVW, encoded by the coding sequence ATGCGCCTGTTCCTGCTGGCCGCCGTTTCGGCGTTCGCCCTGTCAACAACCCTGCCCGCCGCGGCCCTCGCGGCCGATCCGCCGACCAAGGCGATGTACGGCGACTGGGGCGTCGACCTGACCGCCGGCGACAAGTCCGTCTCGCCGGGGGCCGACTTCGACAAGTACGCCAACGGCGCCTGGGCGGCGCGCACCAAGATCCCCGACGACCAGGCCTCGGCCGGGGTCGGCTACGACGTCTACAACCGCTCGCAGGACCAGCTGCGCACCCTGATCGAGACGGCCGAGCCGTCCACCCAGATCGGCGCGCTGTACAAGAGCTTCATCGACGAGGCCAAGGTCGAGGCGGTCGACGACAAGCCGCTGAAGGCGGACCTGGCGCGGATCGCCGCGATCAAGACCAAGGCCGACTTCGCCGTCGCCATGGGCCAGGCCCAGGGCGGGTTCGGCGGCGGCGTCTTCTCGCTGGACATCTATCCGGACGCCAAGAACCCGGAGGTCAACACCCTCTATGTCGGCCAGGCGGGCCTGGGCCTGCCCGACCGCGACTACTACCTGACCGACGGCTTCAAGCCGCAGCTGGCGGCCTATAAGGCCTTCGTCGAGCGGGCCCTGAAGATGGCCGGCTATCCGGACCCGGCAAAGAGCGCCGCCGACGTCGTGGCCTTCGAGACCAAGATCGCCCAGGCCAGCTGGCCGGTCGCCGACCGCCGCGACATCGACAAGACCTACAACCCGACCACCGCGGCCGAGCTGGCGACCTTCGCGCCCTTCCCCTGGACGCCTTACCTGGCCGCCGCCGGCATGCCGGGCCTGAGCAAGATGGTGCTGGGCGAGAAGACCGCCGTGCGCGACATCGCCAAGATCTATGACGAGACGCCGCTGGAGACTCTGAAAGCCTGGCAGACCTTCAACATCGTGGCCGAGACCTCGCCCTACCTGTCCAAGCGCTTCGTCGACAGCCGGTTCGAGTACACCAAGGTCCTCAGCGGCCAGTCGGCCCTGCGGCCCCGCTGGAAGCGCGGCGTGCAGCTGGTCGACGGCAGCCTGGGCGAGATGGTCGGCCAGACCTATGTCGCCAAGTACTTCCCGCCCAGCTCCAAGGCCCAGATGGTCGAGCTGATCGCCAACCTGAAGACGGCCATGGCGGCCCGGATCGAAAAGGCGCCGTGGATGAGCCCGGCGACCAAGGCCGAGGCCCTGACCAAGCTGAGCAAGATGCAGGTGATGGTCGGCTATCCCGACAAGTGGCGCGACTATTCGGGCCTGAAGCTGGACGCCGGCGACCTCTACGGCAATGTCGCGGCCAGCCGGCGCTTCGAGTGGGCCTATACGCTGAGCGACCTGGGCAAGCCGGTCGACCACGGCAAGTGGGGCATGACCCCGCAGACCGTCAACGCCTACAACGGCGGGCTGGAGAACAAGATCGTCTTCCCGGCCGGGATCCTGCAGGCTCCCTATTTCGACCCGGCGGCCGATCCGGCGGTGAACTACGGCGCGATCGGCGCGGTGATCGGCCACGAGATCAGCCACGGCTTCGACGACCAGGGCCGCAAGATCGACGCCACCGGCAAGCTGCGCGACTGGTGGACCGCCGAGGACGCCAAGCGCTTCGACGCCCAGGCCGACGTGCTGGGCAAGCAGTACGACGCCTACCAGCCGGTCCCCGGCGCCCACATCAACGGCAAGCTGACCATGGGCGAGAACATCGCCGACCTGGCCGGCCTGCAGGTGGCCCTGGACGCCTACCACGCCTCGCTGGGCGGCAAGCCGGCCCCGGTGCTCGGCGGGCTGACCGGCGACCAGCGCCTGTTCCTGGCCTTCGCCCAGTCGTGGCAGGAAAAGGCCCGCGACGATTCGCTGAAGCAGCAGATGGCGTCGGACCCGCATGCGCCGTCGTCGTTCCGCGTCGTCGGCCCCACCCGCAATGTCGACGCCTGGTACGACGCCTTCGGGGTCAAGCCCGGCGACGCCTACTACCTCGCGCCCGAGGCCCGCTCGCGGGTCTGGTGA
- a CDS encoding DUF1842 domain-containing protein, translating to MADDVGTLHTQKAGDKVGLYFVKAVVGNVGTPGAPIVNLALTVQAASGHVSGIAEVNQAVLGGNHRFPVTGQIYQTGFGPNHQLVSLSGEFVYSVPPPAIGSFLVKFTAALSVDQTWNGSGGFNYLNTHVEHVPVKHIA from the coding sequence ATGGCTGACGATGTTGGTACCCTTCATACCCAGAAGGCCGGCGACAAGGTCGGGCTCTATTTCGTCAAGGCGGTGGTCGGCAACGTCGGCACGCCCGGCGCGCCGATCGTCAACCTGGCCCTGACCGTCCAGGCGGCCTCGGGCCATGTCAGCGGCATCGCCGAGGTGAACCAGGCGGTGCTGGGCGGCAACCATCGCTTCCCGGTCACCGGCCAGATCTATCAGACCGGTTTTGGCCCCAACCACCAGCTGGTCTCGCTGAGCGGCGAGTTCGTCTACAGCGTGCCGCCGCCCGCTATCGGCTCGTTCCTCGTCAAGTTCACGGCCGCGCTCTCGGTCGACCAGACCTGGAACGGCTCGGGCGGGTTCAACTACCTGAATACCCACGTCGAGCACGTGCCGGTCAAGCACATCGCCTGA
- a CDS encoding DUF1476 domain-containing protein produces the protein MTTFDDREQGFERKFALEQEQEFKATARRNRLLGEWAAELMGLATVEEYARAVVKSDFEQPGDEDVLRKVAGDLKGSGVNVSEGEVRRKMDELLALARGQIAAGE, from the coding sequence ATGACCACCTTCGACGACCGCGAACAGGGTTTCGAACGCAAGTTCGCGCTGGAGCAGGAACAGGAATTCAAGGCGACCGCGCGCCGCAATCGCCTGCTGGGCGAATGGGCGGCCGAGCTGATGGGCCTGGCGACGGTCGAGGAGTACGCCCGCGCCGTCGTGAAGTCCGATTTCGAACAGCCCGGCGACGAGGACGTGCTGCGCAAGGTCGCCGGCGACCTGAAGGGTTCGGGCGTCAATGTCAGCGAGGGCGAGGTCCGCCGGAAGATGGACGAGTTGCTGGCCCTGGCCCGCGGCCAGATCGCCGCCGGCGAGTAG
- the purC gene encoding phosphoribosylaminoimidazolesuccinocarboxamide synthase — MTTRRKKIYEGKAKILYEGPEPGTLIQYFKDDATAFNAQKKAVLEGKGVINNRISEYIMTRLNGIGVQNHFIRRLSLREQLIKEVEIIPLEVVVRNIAAGSIATRLGLTEGTPLPRSIIEFYYKDDKLGDPMVSEEHITAFNWAATQEIDDMMAMALRVNDYLSGLFSGVGITLVDFKIEFGRVYEGDFSRVILADEISPDSCRLWDSATNEKMDKDRFRRDLGNVIESYTEVARRLGIMKEMPTVIQGGVH; from the coding sequence ATGACCACCCGCCGCAAGAAGATCTACGAAGGCAAGGCCAAGATCCTGTACGAGGGCCCCGAGCCGGGCACCCTCATCCAGTACTTCAAGGACGACGCCACCGCCTTCAACGCCCAGAAAAAGGCGGTCCTCGAGGGCAAGGGCGTGATCAACAACCGCATCAGCGAGTACATCATGACTCGCCTGAACGGCATCGGCGTGCAGAACCACTTCATCCGCCGTCTGAGCCTACGCGAGCAGCTGATCAAGGAAGTCGAGATCATCCCGCTCGAGGTGGTGGTGCGCAACATCGCCGCCGGCTCGATCGCCACGCGCCTGGGCCTGACCGAAGGCACCCCGCTGCCGCGCTCGATCATCGAGTTCTACTACAAGGACGACAAGCTGGGCGACCCGATGGTCTCCGAGGAGCACATCACCGCGTTCAACTGGGCCGCCACCCAGGAGATCGACGACATGATGGCCATGGCCCTGCGGGTGAACGACTATCTGTCGGGCCTGTTCAGCGGCGTGGGCATTACGCTGGTGGACTTCAAGATCGAGTTCGGCCGCGTCTACGAAGGCGACTTCAGCCGCGTGATCCTGGCCGACGAGATCAGCCCCGACAGCTGCCGGCTGTGGGACTCGGCCACCAACGAGAAGATGGACAAGGACCGGTTCCGTCGCGACCTGGGCAATGTCATCGAAAGCTATACCGAGGTGGCCCGCCGCCTCGGCATCATGAAGGAAATGCCCACCGTCATCCAAGGCGGCGTGCACTAG
- the purS gene encoding phosphoribosylformylglycinamidine synthase subunit PurS: MKAKVQVFLKPGVLDVQGKAVEAALHGLGWADVSGVRVGRTIEFDLTETDAAKAEAEVKAMCDKLLANTVIESYRVEIA, encoded by the coding sequence TTGAAAGCCAAGGTTCAAGTGTTCCTCAAGCCCGGCGTCCTCGACGTCCAGGGCAAGGCCGTCGAAGCCGCCCTGCACGGCCTGGGCTGGGCCGACGTGTCGGGCGTGCGGGTGGGCCGCACCATCGAGTTCGACCTCACCGAGACTGACGCCGCCAAGGCCGAGGCCGAGGTCAAGGCCATGTGTGACAAGCTGCTGGCCAACACGGTCATCGAAAGCTACCGCGTCGAGATCGCCTAG
- a CDS encoding DUF3291 domain-containing protein has product MSAKFHLAQVNIGRLRAPIDHPMIKDFADNLDPINALAEASPGFVWRLTGDGNNATDLQPFDDALVAINMSVWTDIPSLGAYVYRSGHVQFMRRRREWFEHMDLYMVLWWVPAGHRPTIEEAKAKLALLEAHGPTPEAFTFKIPFPAPDEASVEPVLDECA; this is encoded by the coding sequence ATGAGCGCGAAGTTTCACCTGGCCCAGGTCAATATCGGTCGCCTGCGCGCGCCGATCGACCACCCGATGATCAAGGACTTCGCCGACAATCTCGACCCGATCAACGCCCTGGCCGAGGCTTCGCCCGGCTTCGTCTGGCGCCTGACCGGCGACGGCAACAACGCCACCGACCTGCAGCCGTTCGACGACGCCCTGGTCGCCATCAACATGTCGGTCTGGACCGACATCCCGTCCCTGGGCGCCTACGTCTATCGCAGCGGCCACGTGCAGTTCATGCGCCGCCGCCGCGAATGGTTCGAGCACATGGACCTCTACATGGTGCTGTGGTGGGTCCCGGCCGGTCACCGTCCGACCATCGAGGAAGCCAAGGCCAAGCTGGCCCTGCTGGAAGCTCATGGCCCGACGCCGGAAGCCTTCACGTTCAAGATCCCCTTCCCCGCGCCCGACGAGGCCAGCGTGGAGCCGGTGCTGGACGAGTGCGCGTAG
- the purQ gene encoding phosphoribosylformylglycinamidine synthase subunit PurQ, giving the protein MKAAVVVFPGSNCDRDCKVAIERSAGARVEMVWHQETALPEDLDLIVLPGGFSYGDYLRCGAMAAQSPVMREVIKAADDGVAVVGICNGFQVLCEAGLLPGALLRNEKLKYICKPVALDVVNSQTRFTASFGEQRSAVMTVGNGEGNFFADEQTLDRIEGEGQVVFRYQDNPNGSARDIAGVMNAKGNVLGLMPHPDRSFDPDLGSEDGALLFRSIFASA; this is encoded by the coding sequence ATGAAAGCCGCCGTCGTCGTCTTCCCCGGTTCCAATTGCGATCGTGACTGCAAGGTCGCCATCGAGCGCTCCGCCGGAGCCCGCGTCGAGATGGTCTGGCACCAGGAGACGGCCCTGCCGGAAGACCTGGACCTGATCGTCCTGCCCGGCGGCTTCTCCTATGGCGACTATCTGCGCTGCGGGGCCATGGCCGCCCAGAGCCCGGTGATGCGCGAAGTGATCAAGGCCGCCGACGACGGCGTCGCGGTGGTGGGCATCTGCAACGGCTTCCAGGTGCTGTGCGAGGCGGGCCTGCTGCCCGGCGCCCTGCTGCGCAACGAGAAGCTGAAATATATCTGCAAGCCGGTGGCCCTGGACGTGGTCAACAGCCAGACCCGCTTCACCGCCAGTTTCGGCGAGCAGCGCTCGGCCGTCATGACGGTCGGCAATGGTGAAGGCAACTTCTTCGCCGACGAGCAGACCCTGGACCGCATCGAGGGCGAGGGCCAGGTGGTGTTCCGCTACCAGGACAATCCCAACGGCTCGGCCCGCGACATCGCCGGCGTCATGAACGCCAAGGGCAACGTGCTGGGCCTGATGCCCCACCCCGACCGCTCGTTCGACCCCGACCTGGGCTCGGAAGACGGCGCCCTGCTGTTCCGCAGCATCTTCGCCTCGGCCTGA